The following coding sequences are from one Rattus norvegicus strain BN/NHsdMcwi chromosome 11, GRCr8, whole genome shotgun sequence window:
- the Eif4g1 gene encoding eukaryotic translation initiation factor 4 gamma 1 isoform X9, which translates to MNKAPQPTGPPPARSPGLPQPAFPPGQTAPVVFSTPQATQMNTPSQPRQGGFRSLQHFYPSRAQPPSSAASRVQSAAPARPGPAPHVYPAGSQVMMIPSQISYSASQGAYYIPGQYPVQPGAPGFYPGASPTEFGTYAGAYYPAQSVQQFPASVAPAPVLMNQPPQIAPKRERKTIRIRDPNQGGKDITEEIMSGARTASTPTPPQTGGSLEPQPNGESPQVAVIIRPDDRSQGAAIGGRPGLPGPEHSPGTESQPSSPSPTPSPPPILEPGSESNLGVLSIPGDTMTTGMIPISVEESTPISCESGEPYCLSPEPTLAEPILEVEVTLSKPIPESEFSSSPLQVSTSLVPHRAETHEPNGVIPSEDLEPEVESSTEPAPPPLSACASESLVPIAPTAQPEELLNGAPSPPAVDLSPVSEPEEQAKEVPSAALASIVSPTPPVAPSDTSAAQEEEIEEDEDEDGEAESEKGGEDLPLDSTPVPAQLSQNLEVAAAPQVAVSVPKRRRKIKELNKKEAVGDLLDAFKEVDPAVPEVENQPPTGSNPSPESEGSAALPQPEEAEETWDSKEDKIHNAENIQPGEQKYEYKSDQWKPLNLEEKKRYDREFLLGFQFIFASMQKPEGLPHITDVVLDKANKTPLRSLDPSRLPGINCGPDFTPSFANLGRPTLSSRGPPRGGPGGELPRGPQAGLGPRRSQQGPRKETRKIISSVIMTEDIKLNKAEKAWKPSSKRTAADKDRGEEDADGSKTQDLFRRVRSILNKLTPQMFQQLMKQVTQLAIDTEERLKGVIDLIFEKAISEPNFSVAYANMCRCLMALKVPTTEKPTVTVNFRKLLLNRCQKEFEKDKDDDEVFEKKQKEMDEAATAEERGRLKEELEEARDIARRRSLGNIKFIGELFKLKMLTEAIMHDCVVKLLKNHDEESLECLCRLLTTIGKDLDFAKAKPRMDQYFNQMEKIIKEKKTSSRIRFMLQDVLDLRQSNWVPRRGDQGPKTIDQIHKEAEMEEHREHIKVQQLMAKGGDKRRGGPPGPPVNRGLPLVDDGGWNTVPISKGSRPIDTSRLTKITKPGSIDSNNQLFAPGGRLSWGKGSSGGSGAKPSDTASEATRPATLNRFSALQQTLPVENTDNRRVVQRSSLSRERGEKAGDRGDRLERSERGGDRGDRLDRARTPATKRSFSKEVEERSRERPSQPEGLRKAASLTEDRGRDPVKREATLPPVSPPKAALAVDEVERKSKAIIEEYLHLNDMKEAVQCVQELASPSLLFIFVRLGIESTLERSTIAREHMGRLLHQLLCAGHLSTAQYYQGLYETLELAEDMEIDIPHVWLYLAELITPILQEDGVPMGELFREITKPLRPMGKATSLLLEILGLLCKSMGPKKVGMLWREAGLSWREFLAEGQDVGSFVAEKKVEYTLGEESEAPGQRALAFEELRRQLEKLLKDGGSNQRVFDWIEANLNEQQIASNTLVRALMTTVCYSAIIFETPLRVDVQVLKVRARLLQKYLSDEQKELQALYALQALVVTLEQPANLLRMFFDALYDEDVVKEDAFYSWESSKDPAEQQGKGVALKSVTAFFNWLREAEDEESDHN; encoded by the exons CACTTCTACCCTAGCCGGGCCCAGCCCCCTAGCAGTGCAGCCTCCCGAGTGCAGAGTGCAGCCCCTGCCCGTCCTGGCCCAGCTCCCCATGTCTACCCTGCTGGATCCCAAGTAATGATGATCCCTTCCCAGATCTCCTactcagcctcccaaggagcCTACTATATCCCTGGACAG TACCCTGTGCAGCCAGGAGCCCCAGGCTTCTATCCAGGTGCAAGCCCTACCGAGTTTGGGACCTATG CTGGAGCCTATTACCCAGCCCAGAGTGTGCAGCAGTTTCCTGCTAGTGTGGCTCCTGCCCCAGTTCTGATGAACCAGCCACCCCAGATTGCCCCTAAGAGGGAACGGAAAACT ATCCGAATTCGAGACCCAAACCAAGGAGGGAAGGATATCACAGAAGAGATCATGTCTGGGGCCCGTACTGCCTCCACACCCACTCCTCCCCAG ACGGGAGGCAGTCTGGAGCCTCAACCCAATGGGGAGTCGCCTCAGGTTGCTGTCATTATCCGGCCAG ATGACCGGTCACAGGGAGCAGCCATTGGGGGGCGGCCAGGGCTGCCTGGCCCAGAGCACAGCCCTGGCACAGAGTCTCAGCCTTCGTCGCCTTCTCCAACCCCATCACCACCCCCAATTTTGGAGCCGGGGTCTGAGTCTAATCTTGGAGTCCTCTCTATTCCTGGGGACACTATGACAACGGGGATGATACCAATTTCTGTAGAAGAATCGACCCCCATCTCTTGTGAATCTGGGGAGCCATATTGCCTCTCTCCAGAACCCACTCTTGCCGAACCCATACTGGAAGTAGAAGTGACACTCAGCAAACCCATTCCAGAATCTGAGTTCTCTTCCAGTCCTCTCCAGGTTTCCACGTCCCTGGTGCCTCACAGGGCTGAAACTCATGAGCCCAATGGCGTGATCCCATCTGAGGATCTGGAACCAGAGGTGGAGTCAAGCACGGAGCcagctcctccccctctttcaGCTTGTGCTTCTGAATCGCTTGTGCCCATTGCTCCAACTGCCCAACCCGAGGAGCTGCTCAATGGAGCCCCCTCGCCACCAGCTGTGGACCTCAGCCCCGTCAGTGAGCCCGAGGAGCAGGCCAAGGAGGTTCCCTCAGCGGCACTGGCCAGCATTGTCTCTCCCACTCCACCTGTGGCTCCTTCTGATACTTCTGCTGCTCaggaggaagaaatagaagaagatgaagatgaagatggagaagctgagagtgagaagggaggagaggacctCCCTCTCGATAGTACTCCTGTCCCAGCCCAATTGTCTCAGAATTTAGAGGTGGCAGCAGCTCCCCAAG TGGCAGTGTCTGTGCCAAAGAGGAGACGGAAAATTAAAGAGCTAAACAAGAAAGAGGCTGTGGGTGACCTTCTCGATGCCTTCAAGGAG GTGGACCCAGCAGTACCAGAGGTGGAGAATCAGCCTCCTACTGGCAGCAACCCAAGCCCAGAGTCTGAGGGCAGTGCTGCGCTCCCACAgcctgaggaagcagaggaaaccTGGGACTCTAAGGAAGACAAAATTCACAATGCCGAGAACATTCAGCCTGGGGAACAGAAGTACGAGTACAAGTCAG ATCAGTGGAAGCCTCTCAACCTTGAAGAGAAGAAGCGTTATGATAGGGAGTTCCTGCTGGGCTTTCAGTTCATCTTTGCCAGtatgcagaagccagaaggatTGCCCCATATCACTGATGTGGTGCTGGACAAG GCTAATAAAACACCACTTCGGTCACTGGATCCCTCCAGACTACCTGGCATAAACTGTGGCCCAGATTTCACTCCATCCTTTGCCAACCTTGGCCGACCAACCCTCAGCAGCCGTGGGCCCCCAAGGGGTGGGCCAGGTGGGGAGCTGCCCCGAGGGCCG caggctggcctgggacccaGGCGCTCTCAGCAGGGTCCACGGAAGGAAACTCGCAAGATCATTTCCTCAGTGATAATGACTGAAGACATAAAACTGAACAAAGCAGAGAAGGCGTGGAAACCCAGTAGCAAACGGACAGCCGCTGATAAGGATCGAGGGGAGGAGGATGCTGACGGAAGCAAGACCCAG GACCTGTTCCGAAGGGTACGCTCCATCTTGAATAAGCTGACACCCCAGATGTTTCAGCAGCTGATGAAGCAGGTGACACAGCTGGCCATTGACACGGAGGAACGCCTCAAAGGAGTCATTGACCTCATCTTCGAGAAAGCCATTTCAGAGCCCAACTTCTCTGTGGCTTATGCCAACATGTGCCGCTGCCTCATGGCG CTGAAAGTGCCCACTACAGAAAAGCCAACAGTGACTGTGAATTTTCGAAAACTGTTGTTAAATCGGTGTCAGAAAGAATTtgagaaagacaaagatgatgatgaagtttttgaaaaaaagcaaaaagaaatggATGAAGCTGCTACG GCAGAAGAACGGGGACGCCTGAAAGAAGAACTAGAAGAGGCCCGGGACATAGCTCGGCGGCGCTCTTTAGGGAATATCAAGTTCATTGGGGAGCTATTCAAGTTGAAGATGTTAACAGAAGCAATAATGCATGACTGTGTGGTCAAACTACTTAAAAACCATGATGAGGAGTCCCTAGAATGCCTCTGCCGTCTCCTCACCACGATTGGCAAAGACCTGGACTTTGCAAAAGCCAAG CCTCGAATGGATCAGTATTTCAACCAGATGgaaaaaatcattaaagaaaagaaGACCTCATCTCGCATCCGTTTTATGCTACAGGATGTGCTTGACCTGCGGCAG AGCAATTGGGTGCCGCGTCGCGGGGATCAGGGCCCCAAGACGATCGATCAGATTCACAAGGAGGCTGAAATGGAGGAACACAGGGAGCACATCAAGGTCCAGCAGCTCATGGCCAAGGGCGGCGACAAGCGTCGGGGCGGCCCTCCAGGCCCTCCTGTCA ACCGTGGCCTTCCACTTGTGGATGATGGTGGCTGGAATACAGTCCCCATCAGCAAAGGCAGTCGCCCCATTGACACCTCACGGCTCACCAAGATCACAAAG CCTGGGTCCATTGATTCTAACAACCAGCTCTTTGCACCTGGAGGACGACTGAGTTGGGGCAAGGGCAGCAGTGGGGGATCAGGAGCCAAACCCTCAGACACAG CATCGGAAGCTACTCGTCCAGCTACTTTGAATCGCTTTTCTGCTCTTCAACAAACATTACCCGTAGAGAACACAGATAACAGACGTGTTGTACAGAG GAGCAGCTTAAGCCGGGAACGAGGTGAGAAAGCTGGGGACCGGGGAGACCGGCTAGAGCGCAGTGAGCGGGGAGGTGACCGTGGGGACCGACTTGATCGTGCCAGAACACCTGCCACCAAGCGAAGTTTtagcaaagaagtggaggagcGGAGTAGAGAGCGGCCATCCCAGCCTGAGGGACTCCGCAAGGCAGCTAGCCTCACGGAGGATCGAGGTCGGGATCCTG TGAAGCGGGAAGCCACTCTACCTCCAGTGAGCCCTCCAAAGGCTGCGCTCGCTGTGGATGAGGTGGAGAGGAAGTCGAAGGCCATCATTGAAGAGTATCTCCATCTCAATGACATGAAGGAGGCCGTGCAGTGCGTCCAGGAGCTGGCTTCACCCTCCCTGCTCTTCATCTTTGTACGGCTTGGCATCGAGTCCACGCTGGAGCGAAGCACCATTGCTCGTGAGCACATGGGGAGACTGCTGCACCAGCTACTCTGCGCAGGGCACCTCTCTACTGCCCAGTACTACCAAGG GCTGTATGAAACACTAGAATTGGCTGAGGACATGGAAATCGACATCCCTCATGTATGGCTTTACCTGGCAGAACTGATAACACCTATTCTTCAGGAAGACGGGGTACCCATGGGAGAGCTCTTTAG GGAAATTACGAAGCCTCTGAGACCCATGGGCAAAGCCACTTCTTTGTTGCTGGAGATCCTGGGTCTCTTATGCAAGAGCATG GGTCCCAAAAAGGTGGGAATGCTGTGGCGAGAGGCTGGGCTAAGCTGGAGGGAATTTCTAGCAGAAGGCCAAGACGTTGGCTCATTTGTGGCTGAAAAG AAGGTGGAATATACCTTGGGAGAAGAATCTGAAGCTCCTGGCCAGAGGGCACTTGCCTTTGAGGAGCTGCGAAGGCAGCTCGAGAAGCTGCTGAAGGACGGCGGCAGTAACCAGCGTGTGTTTGACTGGATAGAG GCCAACCTGAATGAGCAGCAGATAGCATCCAATACATTAGTTCGAGCCCTCATGACAACTGTCTGTTATTCTGCAATTATCT tTGAGACTCCTCTCCGAGTGGATGTTCAAGTGTTGAAAGTGCGAGCAAGACTGCTTCAGAAATACCTGAGTGATGAGCAGAAGGAGCTACAAGCACTCTATGCTCTCCAGGCCCTTGTAGTGACCTTAGAACAGCCTGCCA
- the Eif4g1 gene encoding eukaryotic translation initiation factor 4 gamma 1 isoform X7, producing MNKAPQPTGPPPARSPGLPQPAFPPGQTAPVVFSTPQATQMNTPSQPRQGGFRSLQHFYPSRAQPPSSAASRVQSAAPARPGPAPHVYPAGSQVMMIPSQISYSASQGAYYIPGQQYPVQPGAPGFYPGASPTEFGTYAGAYYPAQSVQQFPASVAPAPVLMNQPPQIAPKRERKTIRIRDPNQGGKDITEEIMSGARTASTPTPPQTGGSLEPQPNGESPQVAVIIRPDDRSQGAAIGGRPGLPGPEHSPGTESQPSSPSPTPSPPPILEPGSESNLGVLSIPGDTMTTGMIPISVEESTPISCESGEPYCLSPEPTLAEPILEVEVTLSKPIPESEFSSSPLQVSTSLVPHRAETHEPNGVIPSEDLEPEVESSTEPAPPPLSACASESLVPIAPTAQPEELLNGAPSPPAVDLSPVSEPEEQAKEVPSAALASIVSPTPPVAPSDTSAAQEEEIEEDEDEDGEAESEKGGEDLPLDSTPVPAQLSQNLEVAAAPQVAVSVPKRRRKIKELNKKEAVGDLLDAFKEVDPAVPEVENQPPTGSNPSPESEGSAALPQPEEAEETWDSKEDKIHNAENIQPGEQKYEYKSDQWKPLNLEEKKRYDREFLLGFQFIFASMQKPEGLPHITDVVLDKANKTPLRSLDPSRLPGINCGPDFTPSFANLGRPTLSSRGPPRGGPGGELPRGPQAGLGPRRSQQGPRKETRKIISSVIMTEDIKLNKAEKAWKPSSKRTAADKDRGEEDADGSKTQDLFRRVRSILNKLTPQMFQQLMKQVTQLAIDTEERLKGVIDLIFEKAISEPNFSVAYANMCRCLMALKVPTTEKPTVTVNFRKLLLNRCQKEFEKDKDDDEVFEKKQKEMDEAATAEERGRLKEELEEARDIARRRSLGNIKFIGELFKLKMLTEAIMHDCVVKLLKNHDEESLECLCRLLTTIGKDLDFAKAKPRMDQYFNQMEKIIKEKKTSSRIRFMLQDVLDLRQSNWVPRRGDQGPKTIDQIHKEAEMEEHREHIKVQQLMAKGGDKRRGGPPGPPVNRGLPLVDDGGWNTVPISKGSRPIDTSRLTKITKPGSIDSNNQLFAPGGRLSWGKGSSGGSGAKPSDTASEATRPATLNRFSALQQTLPVENTDNRRVVQRSSLSRERGEKAGDRGDRLERSERGGDRGDRLDRARTPATKRSFSKEVEERSRERPSQPEGLRKAASLTEDRGRDPVKREATLPPVSPPKAALAVDEVERKSKAIIEEYLHLNDMKEAVQCVQELASPSLLFIFVRLGIESTLERSTIAREHMGRLLHQLLCAGHLSTAQYYQGLYETLELAEDMEIDIPHVWLYLAELITPILQEDGVPMGELFREITKPLRPMGKATSLLLEILGLLCKSMGPKKVGMLWREAGLSWREFLAEGQDVGSFVAEKKVEYTLGEESEAPGQRALAFEELRRQLEKLLKDGGSNQRVFDWIEANLNEQQIASNTLVRALMTTVCYSAIIFETPLRVDVQVLKVRARLLQKYLSDEQKELQALYALQALVVTLEQPANLLRMFFDALYDEDVVKEDAFYSWESSKDPAEQQGKGVALKSVTAFFNWLREAEDEESDHN from the exons CACTTCTACCCTAGCCGGGCCCAGCCCCCTAGCAGTGCAGCCTCCCGAGTGCAGAGTGCAGCCCCTGCCCGTCCTGGCCCAGCTCCCCATGTCTACCCTGCTGGATCCCAAGTAATGATGATCCCTTCCCAGATCTCCTactcagcctcccaaggagcCTACTATATCCCTGGACAG CAGTACCCTGTGCAGCCAGGAGCCCCAGGCTTCTATCCAGGTGCAAGCCCTACCGAGTTTGGGACCTATG CTGGAGCCTATTACCCAGCCCAGAGTGTGCAGCAGTTTCCTGCTAGTGTGGCTCCTGCCCCAGTTCTGATGAACCAGCCACCCCAGATTGCCCCTAAGAGGGAACGGAAAACT ATCCGAATTCGAGACCCAAACCAAGGAGGGAAGGATATCACAGAAGAGATCATGTCTGGGGCCCGTACTGCCTCCACACCCACTCCTCCCCAG ACGGGAGGCAGTCTGGAGCCTCAACCCAATGGGGAGTCGCCTCAGGTTGCTGTCATTATCCGGCCAG ATGACCGGTCACAGGGAGCAGCCATTGGGGGGCGGCCAGGGCTGCCTGGCCCAGAGCACAGCCCTGGCACAGAGTCTCAGCCTTCGTCGCCTTCTCCAACCCCATCACCACCCCCAATTTTGGAGCCGGGGTCTGAGTCTAATCTTGGAGTCCTCTCTATTCCTGGGGACACTATGACAACGGGGATGATACCAATTTCTGTAGAAGAATCGACCCCCATCTCTTGTGAATCTGGGGAGCCATATTGCCTCTCTCCAGAACCCACTCTTGCCGAACCCATACTGGAAGTAGAAGTGACACTCAGCAAACCCATTCCAGAATCTGAGTTCTCTTCCAGTCCTCTCCAGGTTTCCACGTCCCTGGTGCCTCACAGGGCTGAAACTCATGAGCCCAATGGCGTGATCCCATCTGAGGATCTGGAACCAGAGGTGGAGTCAAGCACGGAGCcagctcctccccctctttcaGCTTGTGCTTCTGAATCGCTTGTGCCCATTGCTCCAACTGCCCAACCCGAGGAGCTGCTCAATGGAGCCCCCTCGCCACCAGCTGTGGACCTCAGCCCCGTCAGTGAGCCCGAGGAGCAGGCCAAGGAGGTTCCCTCAGCGGCACTGGCCAGCATTGTCTCTCCCACTCCACCTGTGGCTCCTTCTGATACTTCTGCTGCTCaggaggaagaaatagaagaagatgaagatgaagatggagaagctgagagtgagaagggaggagaggacctCCCTCTCGATAGTACTCCTGTCCCAGCCCAATTGTCTCAGAATTTAGAGGTGGCAGCAGCTCCCCAAG TGGCAGTGTCTGTGCCAAAGAGGAGACGGAAAATTAAAGAGCTAAACAAGAAAGAGGCTGTGGGTGACCTTCTCGATGCCTTCAAGGAG GTGGACCCAGCAGTACCAGAGGTGGAGAATCAGCCTCCTACTGGCAGCAACCCAAGCCCAGAGTCTGAGGGCAGTGCTGCGCTCCCACAgcctgaggaagcagaggaaaccTGGGACTCTAAGGAAGACAAAATTCACAATGCCGAGAACATTCAGCCTGGGGAACAGAAGTACGAGTACAAGTCAG ATCAGTGGAAGCCTCTCAACCTTGAAGAGAAGAAGCGTTATGATAGGGAGTTCCTGCTGGGCTTTCAGTTCATCTTTGCCAGtatgcagaagccagaaggatTGCCCCATATCACTGATGTGGTGCTGGACAAG GCTAATAAAACACCACTTCGGTCACTGGATCCCTCCAGACTACCTGGCATAAACTGTGGCCCAGATTTCACTCCATCCTTTGCCAACCTTGGCCGACCAACCCTCAGCAGCCGTGGGCCCCCAAGGGGTGGGCCAGGTGGGGAGCTGCCCCGAGGGCCG caggctggcctgggacccaGGCGCTCTCAGCAGGGTCCACGGAAGGAAACTCGCAAGATCATTTCCTCAGTGATAATGACTGAAGACATAAAACTGAACAAAGCAGAGAAGGCGTGGAAACCCAGTAGCAAACGGACAGCCGCTGATAAGGATCGAGGGGAGGAGGATGCTGACGGAAGCAAGACCCAG GACCTGTTCCGAAGGGTACGCTCCATCTTGAATAAGCTGACACCCCAGATGTTTCAGCAGCTGATGAAGCAGGTGACACAGCTGGCCATTGACACGGAGGAACGCCTCAAAGGAGTCATTGACCTCATCTTCGAGAAAGCCATTTCAGAGCCCAACTTCTCTGTGGCTTATGCCAACATGTGCCGCTGCCTCATGGCG CTGAAAGTGCCCACTACAGAAAAGCCAACAGTGACTGTGAATTTTCGAAAACTGTTGTTAAATCGGTGTCAGAAAGAATTtgagaaagacaaagatgatgatgaagtttttgaaaaaaagcaaaaagaaatggATGAAGCTGCTACG GCAGAAGAACGGGGACGCCTGAAAGAAGAACTAGAAGAGGCCCGGGACATAGCTCGGCGGCGCTCTTTAGGGAATATCAAGTTCATTGGGGAGCTATTCAAGTTGAAGATGTTAACAGAAGCAATAATGCATGACTGTGTGGTCAAACTACTTAAAAACCATGATGAGGAGTCCCTAGAATGCCTCTGCCGTCTCCTCACCACGATTGGCAAAGACCTGGACTTTGCAAAAGCCAAG CCTCGAATGGATCAGTATTTCAACCAGATGgaaaaaatcattaaagaaaagaaGACCTCATCTCGCATCCGTTTTATGCTACAGGATGTGCTTGACCTGCGGCAG AGCAATTGGGTGCCGCGTCGCGGGGATCAGGGCCCCAAGACGATCGATCAGATTCACAAGGAGGCTGAAATGGAGGAACACAGGGAGCACATCAAGGTCCAGCAGCTCATGGCCAAGGGCGGCGACAAGCGTCGGGGCGGCCCTCCAGGCCCTCCTGTCA ACCGTGGCCTTCCACTTGTGGATGATGGTGGCTGGAATACAGTCCCCATCAGCAAAGGCAGTCGCCCCATTGACACCTCACGGCTCACCAAGATCACAAAG CCTGGGTCCATTGATTCTAACAACCAGCTCTTTGCACCTGGAGGACGACTGAGTTGGGGCAAGGGCAGCAGTGGGGGATCAGGAGCCAAACCCTCAGACACAG CATCGGAAGCTACTCGTCCAGCTACTTTGAATCGCTTTTCTGCTCTTCAACAAACATTACCCGTAGAGAACACAGATAACAGACGTGTTGTACAGAG GAGCAGCTTAAGCCGGGAACGAGGTGAGAAAGCTGGGGACCGGGGAGACCGGCTAGAGCGCAGTGAGCGGGGAGGTGACCGTGGGGACCGACTTGATCGTGCCAGAACACCTGCCACCAAGCGAAGTTTtagcaaagaagtggaggagcGGAGTAGAGAGCGGCCATCCCAGCCTGAGGGACTCCGCAAGGCAGCTAGCCTCACGGAGGATCGAGGTCGGGATCCTG TGAAGCGGGAAGCCACTCTACCTCCAGTGAGCCCTCCAAAGGCTGCGCTCGCTGTGGATGAGGTGGAGAGGAAGTCGAAGGCCATCATTGAAGAGTATCTCCATCTCAATGACATGAAGGAGGCCGTGCAGTGCGTCCAGGAGCTGGCTTCACCCTCCCTGCTCTTCATCTTTGTACGGCTTGGCATCGAGTCCACGCTGGAGCGAAGCACCATTGCTCGTGAGCACATGGGGAGACTGCTGCACCAGCTACTCTGCGCAGGGCACCTCTCTACTGCCCAGTACTACCAAGG GCTGTATGAAACACTAGAATTGGCTGAGGACATGGAAATCGACATCCCTCATGTATGGCTTTACCTGGCAGAACTGATAACACCTATTCTTCAGGAAGACGGGGTACCCATGGGAGAGCTCTTTAG GGAAATTACGAAGCCTCTGAGACCCATGGGCAAAGCCACTTCTTTGTTGCTGGAGATCCTGGGTCTCTTATGCAAGAGCATG GGTCCCAAAAAGGTGGGAATGCTGTGGCGAGAGGCTGGGCTAAGCTGGAGGGAATTTCTAGCAGAAGGCCAAGACGTTGGCTCATTTGTGGCTGAAAAG AAGGTGGAATATACCTTGGGAGAAGAATCTGAAGCTCCTGGCCAGAGGGCACTTGCCTTTGAGGAGCTGCGAAGGCAGCTCGAGAAGCTGCTGAAGGACGGCGGCAGTAACCAGCGTGTGTTTGACTGGATAGAG GCCAACCTGAATGAGCAGCAGATAGCATCCAATACATTAGTTCGAGCCCTCATGACAACTGTCTGTTATTCTGCAATTATCT tTGAGACTCCTCTCCGAGTGGATGTTCAAGTGTTGAAAGTGCGAGCAAGACTGCTTCAGAAATACCTGAGTGATGAGCAGAAGGAGCTACAAGCACTCTATGCTCTCCAGGCCCTTGTAGTGACCTTAGAACAGCCTGCCA